Genomic DNA from Candidatus Omnitrophota bacterium:
CAAGCCCTCGATCACGCGTTCCTGCCACGGCCGCGGCGTCATGAGGCGGGTGCGATCGGCACGAAGTCGATGCGACGCACGACGGCCTGCCCCTCGGGCGAGAGGACATAGTCGAGAAACGCCTTCGCCAACCCCTCGGGCCCGCCGCGGGTATAGAAGAGCAGCGGCCGCGCAATCGGGTAGGCTCCGGATCGCACGGACGCTTCAGATGGGGCAACAAACGGCCCGGCAGCGCTTGTTCCGACACCCACGACGGCATTCTGAGGATTGGCGTATCCCATGCCGTAATAGCCGATCGCCGTCGCATTGGCCGCGACTTCATCCGCAATGGCCTGAGAGGACGGCAACAGCAGCGCCTCTTGGGAGAATTCCCGGTCATGGCCAGAGGCATCCTTGCCCAGCACATGCTCCTTGAAAAAGACATGCGTTCCCGAATTGACCTCTCGGGACAGCAGGAGGATGCCCGCGTCGTCGCCGCCGACGTCTTTCCAGTTGCGGATCGTCCCGGTAAAAATCCCGGCCAATTGCTCAATGGTGAGTCGCTTCACCGGGTTGCTTGGATGCACGACGACCGCGATGCCATCTAAGGCCGCGATCCATTCCTTCGGCGCCACCCCTTTGGCCGTAGCCTTGGTGATTTCTTTTGGCGACATCTTCCGAGAGGTGGCCGCCAGATCGCACGTGCCCCCAATCAAGGCCGCGACGCCGGTGCCGGATCCGCCGCCCGTCACCGCCACGGTCACCTGCGGATGGATGGCCATAAACTCCTCGGCCCACGCCTGGGCGAGGTTGACCATCGTATCCGAGCCCTTGATCTGCAAGCTGCCGGTGAGCTCCTCGGCCGCGGCCGCCGCGCCAACACCCAACGCGATGCTCACCGCCGTCAAACACCTTCCCCACCCGTATCGCATGCCGCGCTCCTTGGCCAGTTAGAACTTGGTGATCCAATCCGTGCGGAATGTTTCCGCATGATTCTTCGCGCCCTTCAGTTCCTGCGTGTCGTAAAACTTCAATTGGACCGCCGAGTTTTTCAGCACCGCAAGCTTCAGCCAATAGACATGGCCGGTGTGATTCGTGCCGC
This window encodes:
- a CDS encoding phosphate ABC transporter substrate-binding protein; its protein translation is MRYGWGRCLTAVSIALGVGAAAAAEELTGSLQIKGSDTMVNLAQAWAEEFMAIHPQVTVAVTGGGSGTGVAALIGGTCDLAATSRKMSPKEITKATAKGVAPKEWIAALDGIAVVVHPSNPVKRLTIEQLAGIFTGTIRNWKDVGGDDAGILLLSREVNSGTHVFFKEHVLGKDASGHDREFSQEALLLPSSQAIADEVAANATAIGYYGMGYANPQNAVVGVGTSAAGPFVAPSEASVRSGAYPIARPLLFYTRGGPEGLAKAFLDYVLSPEGQAVVRRIDFVPIAPAS